TGAAATGTGTACCCTGAGTAATTATTTGTAGAGTGCTGGTACACAGTGGGTGCCTTTTGTATGTGAGGGAATGTGAAATGAGCAGGCTTATACTCTGCTGCAGGCAGGGTAGCacggtttttttgtttttctttttgcatttttctgaagctggaaacagggaaagacagactcccgcatgcgcccgaccgggatccacccggcacgcccaccatggggctacgctctgcccaccagggggcgatgctctgcccatcctgggcattgccatgttgcgaccagaggcctgaggcagaggccacagagccatccccagcgcccgggccatctttgctccaatggagccttggctgcgggaggggaagagagagacagagaggaaggcgcggcggaggggtggagaagcaaatgggcgcttctcctgtgtgccctggctgggaatcgaacccgggtcctccgcacgctaggccgacgctctaccgctgaaccaaccggccagggcggtagcACGGTTTTGAAGGGCCATTTGGCAAAAGGTAGGTTTCCGTTGCCTTAAAAGTATCCTCATTGTGCTGGGGGAGGAGTCCCCTCAAGCTGGTGGGGGCAGACCTGGTGCATTTGAGTGCAGAGTGGAGAGAAGTCAAGTAGAGTGAGTGTAGACCTTTGCTCCTCAAAAGTGTGGTGGTCCACAGACCAGGAGCGTCAGCATAACCTGGGAGCTTGTTGGAAACACAGTCTCAGGCACCATCCAAACACACTGATTAGGAATGTGCACTTGAACCATATTCCACAGGGATCACCAGTACATTCCCATTTGAGAAGTCTAGGTGTGGTAGGAGGTGGAACGTGGGGGAGGATGGCAGCTACACTGGTGAGGGCCTGGTGGTGAGGCCTTTGTGGTGAGGGCAGTGGGAGCCATGGAAGGCTTTATGCAGGGAAAAGATATGGGCAGACTGAGATTGCAGAAAGGTCCTCCTGGCAGCTCTGTGTGAGGACCCAGGGAGAGGCGGAGGTTGTCCTTGTGTGAGTAGGAGATGAGGCCTGGACAGTTGGTGGCAATGGGTGGAAAGGGGTAGGCAGGAGCAAGGAGAAATCTGAAGAACTGATAATTAGATAAATTAGATGAGGAGAGAAACCAGGTTTGGCTTTGAGCAGAAACTCAGCCCTCTCCTGCCTGCCCACCCACCAGATGATGTGCCCTGTGATCTTGGGTGAACAGGTGGCACCCGAGACATTGGCATCTACTTTGGCCGAGCTTGACTGGTGCCTGCAGCTACTTGAGGACAAGTTCCTAAAGGATGAAGACTTCCTAGCTGGTCCCCACATCTCGATGGCTGACTTGGTGGCCATTACAGAGCTGATGCATGTGAGTGCCATTAGGTGGGGTGGCCCATTAGGGATTGGGGTGTCCTGGGAGGGAGCCAATGTACTAGTTCATGTTGCCCTTTCTAGCTGTGGCACCCTAGGTCAATCAATTCCTCCTCTGtgcttcagtgtcctcatctgtaaaatgggattttAAAACCCCACCTTGCAGGGATATTAAGGAGCTTCTCAAATGTCTCCTGGGAGAGAACCCCTAGCCTCTCACACATGGGGCAGAGGACAGAAAATCCACCTGAGGGATCCCTAAACCATGTCATGTTTTTTGTGTTCAACCATGGCCAGCCCCTCCACCTGGCTCCCTCTTCCCATAGCCTGTCAGTGCCGGCTGCCAGGTCTTTGAAAGCCGACCCAAGCTGGCCGCCTGGCGCCAGCGCGTGGAGGCTGCGGTGGGGAAGGACCTCTTCCAGGAGGCCCACGAAGTTGTCATGAAGGCCAAGGACCTGCCTCCAGCAGACACTGCCATGAAAGAGAAGCTGAAGCCCTTGATACAGGTTTTGTTGCATTGAGTAGGGACGGGGCTTGCAGCAGATGATGGAGACTGTtgtcaaaataaagagacaaggccctggccggttggctgagtggtagagcgtcggcctggcgtgcaggagtcctgggttcgattcccggccagggcacataggagaagcgcccatctgcttctccccccctacccccctccttcctctctgtctctctcttcccctcccgcagccaaggctccattggaggaaagatggcccgggcgctgaggatggctctgtggcctctgcctcaggtgctagaatggctctggttgcaacagagcaacggcccagaagggcagagcaccgccccctggtgggcatgccgggtggatcctggtcgggtgcatgcaggagtctgtctgactgcatcccaatttccaacttcggaaaaatatacacacacacacacacacacaaataataataaaaaaaataaagagacaaagcTGCCTCTTTCCCTGGCCGTGAGAAAAGACACCCTGCAACAGTCTTTGGTTCCCAAGTCCCTCCATACATCAGGcctgtgtttcttcttttgtctgtTTCCTTATTCCACTCTTGCCCCTTCCACTCCAACTTTCACTTGACCTCTGGAAAGCACTTTAGTAAATACATATTTGACCCTGTCCTTTCTCTGTTTGAAACTTTTTGCCTCTCTGCCTTGAGGTCAGTCAGGTCATTGAACTTTGCATCCAGGCTTTGCCCTTACACCTCCAGGCTTCCCCCTGCTGCTGGTTGCACACAGTAACCCATCATTTTCCAGGCTCCCTCTCCAAGCCTTAGCCTATTGGCCTTGGCTCATGTTGATTCTTCTGTTTACAGGACTCTTCCTCACCTTCTTTGCCTGGTACTCCCCTTAGGCTCCCTCCCCCATCTTTTGGCACTTGTCACCATGTTACTTTTCCAGGAAGACAATTTGACCTCTCCAGCCCAGTCTCTCCAGTCCTAGTGCTTGCTTCCTTTTTTCCTGGCAGGAAATTGATTCCATGCACCCTGGGCTGAGCACATGTCAGAGATTGGAGTTGACTCTGAAGAGATGTCAGAGGACTGGCCTCTTTCCTGGGTCTCTGGAGTGATGCTTTCACCCACTGTGGAATATAGGCTAGTGCATGAACCTCCTTGAAGGGAGGGAAGTCCCAGGTTATTTCCTGGTCCTCGAGGTGTTGCTGAGAGGCCTTGCTCCCCCAGGCCTACTTGTAACCCTGATCACAgtccacctggtgggcgtgccgggtggatcctggtcgggcgcatgcgggagtctgtctgactgtctctccacgtttccagcttcagaaaaataccaaaaaaaaaaaaaaaaaaaaaaaaaaaaaagataaaaggtacTGTAAACATTGCTGGTTATTCTGGGACCTGGCTaccatcccctggtgggcagttcTTACTCTGAGGCCAAGTTGCTGTAGGCACAAGAGGACACCAAGTCAGATGTCTGGGCCAAGCAGGGATTCAGCGAATCTGAGCATCGCTGCCCAATCCCACATGTAACCCACACGTGATACTAGGTCTCCTGATCAAGAGTGCAGATTTGCATATCGAACATGAAGTTGCCTAAATTTGAAGTGGTGGcaactcattaaaatttttagaaattctctGTGACGATGTAACGGTATTAGGGGGGATCATAGGGAAAGCCCCTacaggtatgtgtgtgtttgggggtgtTCAGACCTGTGTTTAAATGCATTaggcagcctgactaggcggtggcgcagaggatagagcgtcggactgggatgcggaggacccaggttcgagatcccgaggtctccagtttgagcaaaaagctcaccagcttgaccccgggtcgctggctggagcaaggggttactcagtctgctgaaggcccatggtcaaggcacatttgagaaggcaacaaaaatgatgattgatgcttctcatctctttccgttcctgtctgtctgtttctatctatcactctctcggtctctgtaaaaaaaataaaataaatgcgtTAGGCAGGAGAAGATCGCGGCGCTTTGGAAAGCCACACGAGACGGAAAACCGCGGCCAgtgtggcgggggcggggcggggcggggcgggggcgcgggGGGCCTCCCATGGTTCTGCCAATGCCTACTTGCGAGAGAGGGTTACACCTGGCTAGCAGGCAATATGTCTTCCGGAAATTTGTGCCAGATCCCACGAAGGTTGTCAGCTGAGGCCGGTGCAGCCTAGGTAGCCAATCGGGAGGCGCTGTGTGCCTGCAGAGCCAATGAAGAGCCCGGTTTCCGTGGCGCCCCGCCCTGTTCCCCAGTCCGGAGTCTTGGGTACACCGTCTGGTTTCTGCAGTTTCTCCGAGGCTGCAGCTCGCACGCCTACCCACCCGACATGCCGTTCGTTGAGCTGGACACAAATTTGCCCGCTGGCCGCGTGCCTGCGGGGCTGGAGAAGCGGCTTTGCGCAGCCACTGCCGCCATCCTGGGCAAACCCGAGAACGTGAGCGTGGGCCGGGGAGCAGCGGGCTGGGCGTTTGATGGACCAGGGGTCGGGCTCTTTCCACTCTCCGACTTCCCCACGGTGACCCTGACCCCCCTTCCCAGGGACACTCACCAAGCTTTGACCTCTCGCGGTCCCATCCCCCGTGTCTGCTCAGTATCGTCTTCCCCAGCCATGACTCCGACGTGACCTCCCAGGACCCCGTCCCATACCCCTAGCCCTGACTCCGTGTGGCCCGCGTGTCTCCGTGTCTCCAATTCCGTGCTTCCCTGTCCTCAGCACCAGTCTGGCTTGCACTGACTTCAGGCGAAACTTTTTTGTGCCCTTCAGCGCGTGAACGTGACGGTGCGGTCCGGCCTTGCCATGGTGGTTGATGGCTCGGCCGAGCCCGGTGTGCAGCTTATAGTCTCTTCCATCGGTGTGGTGGGCACGGCGGAGGACAACCGTGGCCATAGCTCCCGTTTCTTCGAGTTCCTCACTAAAGAGCTGCAACTGAGCCAAGACCGGTGCGTAGGGGTAGGAAGAGGACACTCTTGGGAATGCTACGAGACCGGGGGACATAATTTCAAGTCAGGGCCCCTCCTAAGGGAAAAAAGTAAATTCCTCACTTTACTCTAGAAATGTCTAGTGTTCTGGGGGAGGGCCCCTGGTGGTGGGTTCACCTTTAGAGTTTTAGCAGAATTGAATGAAATTCTGGCCGAGTGTAGTTCTGGGTGAGCAAGGCTGATGTATAACCACCATCACGCCCTTGACATTCCCACTGCCCTGTTGGAGGGAGAACACTAATGGAGTGAGGCAGGCTTGCAAAATACCTGGTAGGCTAAGGCAGGCTGGTCTGGGAGCTCATGGTGCCTAAGGGTCTTGCAATACGAGGTGTTGGCCACATAGCTAATGACATCTTTTTCTCTGTCCCCCTAAGGATTGTTATCCGCTTTTTCCCCATCGAGCCCTGGCAGATTGGGAAGAAAGGGACGGTCATGACTTTTTTGTGATTGACACGGAGTACATCCAGGACATCTGTGAGCTGGCCACCTCTTCCAAAGAGGTCTCCTGGCAGAGGGCCTGGTAGATACCATCTTCTGGCACTCTCACATGCTGACATGCCTGTGACTTCACAATCCTCTTCTTCatgctaaataaatgaagagagcTTCATCTTTCAAACATGACTTTTTTATCCCACCAAGGCATTCTGGTCCACCCTGGGCAGTGGGGTTGGTTTATGAGGTGGGGACCTTAGGGAACCTGGAAGATGGGATAGTTCCTGTCTTCAGGGTTTCTGTTTCATGTATTTAGGCTATTCAAATTGGAAGATGGAGGGCTCAGCCTGGAGGCCCAGTTCTACATGCCCATGTGCAGGCTGCTGGGGGGTAGGGGGTGTTGACAGCCTGGGGCTTCCTGTAGACTGTTGaccagatgttcctgtctttatTCTGGGCTGGCCTAGGTAGTTCCCTGCCTATAGACTGTTGTGCCTGGCAGGGAAGACAGGCATTCCCAAACTCCCATCTTCTCACATGAGTCTTGCTCAGAATTCTCTAGCTGTCTGTGTACCTTGTACAACCTATATCCCAGAATGGCAAACTTAGAAAGTGTCTGCCATTAGAAACTGAATGAATGggatctcctcccctcccctaataCCATATCATGCTTTCACATTTTAGAGCATAAACACAGTACAGACAACTGTTTCCAGACACAGTTAAACATTTGATCACCCTTGTCTTTCATGCACCAGTAAAATATCAAATTCAGATTTTCAGTCTCACTATTTAATATAGTCAGTTTCCATAGGGACATGTCTCCCTGCTGTGTTTGAACCAGACCTCTGCTAAGGACTCATTAAAAGGTAGAGCTTGGGCCctgtcagtggcacagtggataaagccttgacccaAAGAACTGGGGTTGTTGACTTGATCCCAAGGGTGCAATCAATACATGCACaactaagttgatgcttctctcccttcccttctctcctcccccctttcctctctctcatggAGTTCCTTCCCCTGGCAACCTATCCCAACTGTTTCTGGACTCATTCTTCTGCCAAGATAGGTGTCTTGCTTCCCATATTAATGAATGGGAGGGATCCAGGCCTAACCCTTGCCAGAACCATAAGGCAACAACAGCCTCCTATCTGGTCTTTCCACCTTAAACTCTTACCACCACTCTAGTGAGTGATGTCATCTGTTTGCTGTGGGACtggcccctctcccttctccagcaTTATCTCTCCACACTGAAACTGAGCTTTGCCCCATAGTAATACTGTGCTGCCTGTGGCTCGTGCTTGGCTGCACTGTTTCTCACCTCCAAACCCTTGCCACACAGCTCCCTACTGCTTGGGCCACCCTTCCCATCTTTTTTCAACTCATTCCAGATCATCTGTCAAGGTACAATTTAGGGGTGGGAGCTACATCCAAGCCTGCATGTTATCCATTGAAACCATCTATTTATGCTTCAGCTCACTGCCCCCTCCCAAGGCTAGataagtcagagagacagactcccacatgcgcccctactgggatccacctggcaactgccCCCCCCAcatggggccgctgctccattgtttggcaactgagctattctagtgcctgaggtgaggccatggagccaccctcagtgtccagggccaactagcTCATTCCAGCCATAGCGGGAGGGGAAGAATAAGGGGGAAAGgtagatggtcgtttctcctgtgtgccctgaccaggaatcgaacccggaaattctacacaccaggccaacaccctacctctgagccaacgggccagggcctatatatactCTCAAGATCAATGTAGGTGAAGCATTTATTATTGTAACTCCTGGCATATCTAAAGGTTTACTGTACTGAACTGACTGAATTCTTCATTTTACTGTCTTTGAGGTTAAAGAGAAAGCCGTAACATTCAACCACAGTGTGAAACTGTTTCCTAAACTGCTTAGCTCCCAAGAGAGTAACCTCTCTCAGGCAGAGAATTTGTTAGAAATCTTTCCACACTGGACCCACTGTTGGGCTTTGAAATTGTCACTCCCTCCTTGGACATTCATTTGCCGGgtcttggtttctttctttcttttctgtttcaataGTTGATTGTTTTGGGGGCTTCCAATTCTTTTCAGAAGAGATGAGGTACAGGTAATATGAAAGAGAATATTGTTGTTCCTCTGGTTCTCTCTGAAGTGTTCCCCAACTTTCCGTTGCCTTCAGAGCACCTGCCAGGTAGTAACAATAACACCTGAGATCATTTAGCGACTGCTGGGGGGCAGGCACCGAGCTCAGCGCTTCCCAAGTATTACAAGTTGTGGAGCCCAAAGTCCGACTGCGAGCTGGCGCTCCAAGCCTCAGAAAAGCGAGGACTGAAGCCAAAATCCAGGATCGGTCACCACTAAGCGCCAACCCATTCCGAGCGGTTCCGAAGGTCGCCCGCTTCATTCTAGCTAGCAGGTCGGCAGCCGAGCGGCGCGTGCGCCCTCGTTGATTGGCTGGCGAAGCCGGCACTGGAGCCAATGGGAGCTCGCCTTGTTGTCAGGCGCGCAGCCGGCTGTAGCGGGGGGGTCTGGAGAACTGGCAGTTGCCGTGGAGACGCCTGGTGAATTCTTGGGCCGCGGGTTTAGAGGCGGCCCTCAGGGTTGAGGAGCGGGTCTGCTAAACTGGGGGCGGGACCGAGGCTGGTGCGGACGCAGTCGGTAAAGCAGAAGCGGGTGAAAGGGAGAGACGAGGTCGGGCTTTCCGGGTGCCCCACGGACCATTCTACGTCTCTTGCCGCCGCCCTGGGGTACCTAGAACGAGCTCCGGCCTCGGGAGTGGTTCACAGTAACAACGGCAAGAGCCACCATTGATTCGCCGTCTGCCAGGTGCAAAGCCTCGACCGGCGTCCTTTCACTTCACCTTCATTGCAGCCCCGCGAGGTGAGTGCTATTACCACCATTTACAGGGGTAAGGGAAACAGACCGAGAGGTGCAGTGAGTTGTTCAAAGTCACTCACCCAACCAGTGGGTCAGCTCGACTCCAGACTGAAAATTTTGACTACAGTGCCACCCTGGAGGAGGCGGACCAGGCTAGTTGAACTTACTTACTCTCTTAGGTGTCTGCACAAGTGGTTTTGGGAGCCACTTACCTCTTTGGGGCCAGGATTACTAAAGGTTGTAACCCAGATGGTGGGATTCCGTGCAGCTAAGGTTCCATGCCTTCTGTGTGCTTCATAACTGGTTTGAATTAAAATATCCTTAGAATGGTTTCGTTTGAGGTTGGCAAACTTTTATTGTAAATGTAAAACTATTTATATCAATCTAAATAGGTTTGCCTATcctggacatttcatgtaaatggaaacatACACGTGCTAgtctgtgactggcttcttttacttagcgtAACGTTTTCCTGGTTCATACAGGTTGTTAGTTCatactttttattgctgaataatattccattgtttgggtataccacattttatttagccattgatggacatttggtttgtttccatttttaggttattatgaataatgttgctgcGTGCATgcccttattaattttttacagtggcATATTACTTCCTCTTGTGGATGTACCATAGTTTATTTACCCACTCAAATATCTATGGCCATTTAGGTTGCTTGCAGTGTCTTGCAATTACAAACCGCTGTGATGAATGACCCTGTGTGTATGTAATTTCATATTGTTGGAGGTACATCTTCAGGGcagattcctagaagtggaattgctaggttgaAAGACAGATGGGTTTGTAATTGCCATGTTCCCCTCCAGAGGGATTATACCAAGTAGGATTCCCACCAGGAATGGATGAGAACATTGCCTGTTTCTCCATAGCCTCACCAACAGAGTGTGCTGTCATACCTTACAATTTTTGCCAGTGTGATGGGTGAGAAATGTTATCTCAGtactgttaaatttttatttctcagccctggccagttagctcagtcagttaaagcaTTGTCCGGAAACACCAAGGCTGGGTTGGataccaggtcagggcacatatgggaagcaccagtgaatgcataactaagtggaacaacaaatgaatacatctttctctccctgccttcttccctctctccccccacatctctccctgccactcccctcctgttctctctctgttccccttccattctgtctctaaaatcaataaaaaaaaataattattttgtctcTAATTATTTgtgagtttgaattttttttttaagtgagaggaggggagatggtgagacagactcccacatgcaccccgaccccaatccacctggccacccctgtctggggccgatgctcaaatcatctaagtcaggggtccccaaactacggcccgcatgcagccccctgaggccatttatccggcccctgccgcacttccagaaggggcacctctttcattggtggtcagtgagaggagcatagttcccattgaaatactggtcagtttgttgatttaaatttacttggtctttcttttaaatattgtatttgttcccgttttgtttttttactttaaaataagatatatgcagtgtgcatagggatttgttcatagttttttttatagtccggccct
The DNA window shown above is from Saccopteryx bilineata isolate mSacBil1 chromosome 2, mSacBil1_pri_phased_curated, whole genome shotgun sequence and carries:
- the LOC136325508 gene encoding glutathione S-transferase theta-3-like isoform X1, encoding MGLELYLDLLSQPCRAVYIFAKKNDIPFELRTVELLKGQHHSDAFAQVNPLRKVPALKDGDFTLAESVAILLYLSRKYKAPDHWYPQDLQARARVDEYLAWQHTALRSSCTRAMWQKMMCPVILGEQVAPETLASTLAELDWCLQLLEDKFLKDEDFLAGPHISMADLVAITELMHPVSAGCQVFESRPKLAAWRQRVEAAVGKDLFQEAHEVVMKAKDLPPADTAMKEKLKPLIQVLLH
- the LOC136323197 gene encoding D-dopachrome decarboxylase, translated to MPFVELDTNLPAGRVPAGLEKRLCAATAAILGKPENRVNVTVRSGLAMVVDGSAEPGVQLIVSSIGVVGTAEDNRGHSSRFFEFLTKELQLSQDRIVIRFFPIEPWQIGKKGTVMTFL